One Plasmodium yoelii strain 17X genome assembly, chromosome: 5 genomic window, aaatttgtattatatatacatacgaTAAAAACTGTATTAAACAACTCCCAAAACAAGGTAATCTATCTAACTAccataaacaaaaatataatatttttttagtaatattattgtattattattcatattaatctaaaatttatattaagaataataataacatgtTTAACTACAAATAATTGTATCACTTATTTTGACGGagattatacattttatataaaaaaactaTCATGGGGCAAAATCAAACAAATGACACAGAGTACTTCATTAAAAAGGACAACAAgatagtatatataattttttaataaaatctggatattcttatatttattacGTTATATTACTCATAAATTAATAGTAAAAttaacattataaaaatatcattgatatttatttttattttttttttaaatgactTATTAGTGTAGTACATTTGATACTTTGAGGAGATTTTTTCCTGATAAATTGAAGAGTTCTGgagaatataattttaaaggCACACATTACAAagattattttcataataaatCAATATATACCgatatcgataaaattaatggtTATTGCTTATGGTTattcaataatattttaaaaaaaatatatacttgtGAGTCTAAAGAAAGTTGTATTACCCTGGTTGTTGTATACATGTTGGCgtggttaagttataagtTAAATCAAAAAACAAACAATGGAATCACTAAATTAAACGAGTTTTATAGTAAGTATATGGAAAATGTCGATGAGTATAAAAAAACTATAGATGGCGTTacagaatataaaaattatattgagtttataaataaaaataataaattgatggatattgatattaatgttatgtctaaattttataatttatttaataatttatgtaaaatgtataatgAGCTTTCATTGACGATGAATAATAAAGGTgaagaatatttaaaatatgttgagaatttttataaaaattataatgatcttattaatgaaaattttaatgaTACAAACAGTAAAATTTTTAAACGAGTATTATCTGTtgtatcaaatgattatgatCATATAAAAAGAACATTAGAAGTTGAATTTGTAAGGAAACAAATTCCAGAACTTCCAAAGGAAAAAACAACACAAGTTTCTACAATTCCTAAAGAATCAGAAATGCATGAATCCTTGAGTGAAATACCAGAATCAAGTTCTGGAACTGAAATATCAACTTCCGATACTGAAttacaaaattatgaaaCTGATAAATTAAATTCTGAAACGGCACTATCGAGTTCATTGATAATAAACAAACTGATTCCAAttccatttatatttattgtaaTATTAATTCTATTAGGAATTGCACgcaaggtaaataataaggcaattaaaaaatatattcagcACTGAATAAtttgtgaatataaataaattatacattttttaaaatttttatattagtattcgttgtttggatttcggaaacgagctcaaaaacatttaagagaaaagctaaaaaagtaaagaagaaactgatcattaatatattattcgaagagtagtgactatttcaggaatagtaataatgatttatatattttaagaatctgtctattgggaagtaatatttgcataatttttatatagtttttatgctGTGGGTCAAGGTTGAGGTTATgtttgtggaacccatattcgggttagggatAAGTATTacattgcatttaattttgtataatttgatattatttattagtttaaggaattcttttaaatatatttagcaAACAAGTTATTAAAGATATGTATAGGATAAGTTATAGTTTTTAAGATTTATATTAagtctaaatatgtaaaaaaaaatgaagatgaaGATGACTATGAAAAGGAAcgaataaagaaatatattttgataaattataaGAATTGGATTtcgtattaatataatttaatggTAAATGTGTTGAACTATACTATgaatttttgtatttattgttaatttgtGGTTAATGGTTTATGGGGAAATTGATCAAATATTGGAATCGATGTAGAACGATGATGCCAAAGCATCAACTTGGTCCTAGAAGAAAACattgatttaaataattacaatatttaatatgagaAACTAGAGGAGAATGGGAATTGCAAGAAATGATATATTATGATTTCTTCCCCCAGAATAACCTGAACCGAATGATTAATGGAATAAGTGACAAATGAAGGAAATGATGAAAGAAATGATGAAGGAATGGGTTTGAATGGAATAAAAGGATAAAGTGTTATCTAgaggaaatatatataagagAGAGAAGGCAAGTTACGTtaaggtatatttattttaatacacattattttataatttagtataatatttaaaaaaatatctgTCCActggaaaatattatacattttggTGATTTTTACGTTAGTGTATATGATAGTATTTATAAGTTGGGGAGAAGTGGAAGTAAGGaaaaaacatgaaaaatGTCGTAAATTGAGTTAATGAGAAAATGggattattaaatatatagaaagtTATGCAATCCAACCcccatttattaatttattttgtttgttgatatttttgtttataaaataaaaagcgattatttatatgataaatttaattaacttATATTTGAAgtcaatttaaaaaaatatataaatttaaataataataaatagtaaatttgtctattaatataaagaagtattgtatatatatgatacatATCAAGAATCTGtttcttattttataataaaacataaaataaattttatatatgatggaattctttattataaatgaattataatatttatttatctttaattattatttataaaagccaaaaatttgtattgtttaaatacaaaaaatttttaacatatgttaaatgaatataatgaaaataaaagttaatattattaagtgtatttaattttttgacgtgagataaaaataaattggtATCTCATTCAATATATTGGttctatatgtattatttttgtgatttaatattataattgatttttttttgaattgtatttaaaaatatgaatattttacatgattttaatagaaataatatatttgatgttgtatattttgagatatatttataaataaaattattacataataacatataaaaaaatatttttttacacaaTTGGTAAATAAAGTGGAGAATAACATTAATATTTCAAATTGgagaaatattataataaattagaaacgaattaaatgtaaatatcAATGGTgctttgttaatattttcattatatgtttgtatttattcatataaaaaaatatatttaatgttttattatattaatagatatttattaatgtgttcatatgtaaataataatagaaaaatataagtttataaaatattaaaaccGTACCACTAAACACACCgatgtattataaattatattaaaagcCTATTTGTATACCaattttccaaaaaatatatttagggaaaattattatatacatatattttttttataattataatattaaaaatggtgTATTTTTTAGAGAAaagttaatatttatttgaaaaaaaatataatatttatatccataaataattttaatgaatataacgAACATTACTACAACAATACATTTATAAATCCTATAGAAAGTGCAAAAAGTTAATAAGTGAAATATGCCCCgtttttttatagatatattcatttattcataaattttagaacaaaaactaataaatattattattttgggAATAAATATCAATTTATCAACATTATTTCAAATTACacatattatttcatttatttaataaataaagttaaaaatgagagtcaatattttaaaatacgtttttttttcaattgttATTTGTTCTTTTGAATATGCCAAAGATGTAAGTTAcacattattttcttttattattaacatttcATTATAGTTTTTGTATCTATTGTTTCACATAAAccttatattattgtttatgTATTGGTAAAACGCTTATGCTAATTTAAAGCAccaataaaaattaattacatatatgttaataaatatttcatttctttttaGGAACTATACTTTGTAAACGATAGAGGGATATACCTTGAAAGGAATGCAATAAACTTTAGAAATAATAGGATATTAGCAGATGCAGACAATCAATTAGATTTAAATGAGTTTTATCAATCAACTTTGAGTCTTGCAAGTCAATTTAGTGATTGTATTGAAGATAACAAAGAAATAACAAAGCTTCGAAATATTATAGATtcacatttaaataataaagaatgtAACACAATacttgatttaaaaaatgtagatagtaagacaaaaaaaataattaataagtTTCGAAAAGAATTAGAAGaagcaaaaaaaatggtTGATAATCAAAGGAATGATGAATTACCAATACAGCGAATacatgataaaataatagtaaaaaaagatgaaaatagtTCTGTATCAGAACATGAAGACTTTAAACAattgaaaaattatgaaaataatgtaaTTACATCAAGTAATCGTTATATGGAATTAAAATTGtctagaaaatataaaaaagaatcAAAAAAATTCCTCTTGTCATGTTTTACATTTGTAGCAATTGGTTTAGCGGCAATACCAGGGTCGTTGTATGTAATGATACTATTTATACCGacttttttttccatatttttttacttatggagagttaataaatattccaataaattaaaaatataaaaataaccattttttattattatgatttaTTATACATGTTTAAATGAttagaaataatatatttaatagttTATGCCATAAAAGTTATactttttacattttatataataatgaaatataatttaattctttgttatattattatattttttaatttaatatataatcacgttatataattaatttatatgtgCTTCCGTTTGTCAAAAACCCATTTGTTCTTATTTCTTTGCATATGTATTGTGTATTAATGAATTTTGAATGTACCAATTTTTAGTtatttgtataattattttaaataaattaatttaagTACACTTATTAATGAAATTATAAGCTATATTGATAGTTCATATTTAGGTTTAGAGTTGCGTTTTGGAGAACTCGTATTTTGGGTCATGGTTCTGTAATGTGGGTTATAGTTGTGTTCTATGGAATCTATGTTTTTGGTTATGGTTATTAATTGTAtcttatttaattttttataatttgaatactaattatatatgtttcaTCCTTATATTTAATCTCGATATTATGTCTAAATATGCAACAAACAAAGGAATATagccattaatatgaaatgaATTACATAACATATATTCCACAAAGTATGATATATACAATTgcatgttaatatatatttaaaatgattaaaataaaatatcatattgcatatattaatataaatattgttatatatgaattcatattatgtatatcataattgcctattatataaaacttgttaatcaGTGGTTATATCGAATTTTGCATAACgcaatataaaatatgtttctttatttgatgatattttatttagtaaaacttataatttgtatcatatttgttttaaattaaattacgTCAgttgaactgtaataatagcattatatatgaagctgggtatgaattataaggtgattcattttgaatatttatctacattacaatatatattcatgtTAATATGTTGGTTTTTAAGATTAATTAAACACActactaatatataatagatattcataaaatgtaGATGTATGTTATATCGATCGATAGTCGACATTACAAcgttatatataaaagacattttatgcatttaacacttttaataatcaataaaaatatgcatattaataaaaaattaaattatagatatatgtatactatccttttatttttttattatatatcgtATCATTTTATACTAATGTtctaaattcaaataatagaaatagttctatatactttaatttatctactataaaggtataatattaaattaatcactattaatttttaagctttatgattttgaagtatatataaattagaagtatattatatttaaaatagttaataaaatatgattatattaataagatttcatatcatattttgttctaataattataaataatatgatagatataatgcgttattattatatgcttatacatataatataataaaatattataccagtaattaatattaaaatattattttattgtgaaaccttcatataattaaatattaatataaattatatagaaaaaatatataataattaatttctttgaactaataatatttatatcaggttattatatatatacaaactaTAACTCtctaatttaaatatattgttgttacaaaataatatatatgttctaaaatgttatactttaaaacaatGAAACAGGGAAAATTACTAATTGGTTTAAAGTATTCATATTAAATGCAATATTGTCATGATGCAGTATACAGTGATATAACAGAAACCAACAacaataatattagattaatatattattaaatacgaaCAAACATATTATGTTAATTTGATACGTTACATGggtataaattcattatacatattcttaatcatttgataatattataatattcgtATAAAAGATcatatgaaatattataacatttatttaatcaAGTCCTAATgcgataatattagaattaacactaccaagaaaattaatattagtaattttatagtttttcataataaaattaaatatagtttattataaaatataaaagcaaactatatatttagaaaataattctaagccatttttaatgattaattttaattatatacatgGGTTGAAAGATTTAATGGtaagaaatataattaaactatgtagaataaataaatcttatatggctacatccttgtcttaaaaaacatacttcccttatctctcctatctaaaatgtaaatataccAACTTAATTACACatagttttttattatactttaaaatttgcatcaacacttattaatttattaatatttaatatctactaagtattattttaaaaacaatatacatttaaagacttatttaagcttataaatacggatAAAATGCTAATtctcgttttaaaccgtggaaaagatgtgcaaaatatattataaaattacataataaggtataattataaattgaaatatataggaataaatcTACTtaattcattaaaattatttttaatttatttatattaaataaaaacaatattaaaattatgtatatgcaattaaaaaagggaacaatgcaacttattttgcaaatgttataattttataaaaataaaagctatataatattagaaacaattatataaatatttaacatactttaaaaaattactatttacatacttttaaggattatagtaataatataatttttaattttttagatttatacagtattaagttttagaagggcaatcattaaaacataaaatataaatatattccttttctatgtttaaacatactttaaattatttataaaagtatatccatttttataataaagctATACCatatgttagtaagaataaaattttttgtataaaattcatcatatatatatttaatcaaaaatgtattaagtaCCCCTAtgtttaaggtaatttagctaattatgataaacaaaaatagaGCGTTTctttgtaataatattattatattattatatataaatttaattattaaaataattatactatatttaactacagaaaattgttatatatagggttaaagcATTTGCGTTATATATTGgggataatatatatcaaacaGCATGATTTTActaaatttacaaatcaaaaataaaattccttTATAATGAATGACTATATGGTAtgtgcatttttttaataataacaatttcCTTAGATTTTTTGATAacgtattatatatatcattaaactttattttataagagtttcattaaaatatatttatattatacttttttaaatgttttcttagtgtagAAATTTCTTTGCTATAAGGAACTCGATTTCCGATAAATTGGACAATAAAGGAAActatcaaattattattgaaaataatttaaatgggTATTGTAGTGGTAATAAGTGTGTTCATGAGctcgaaaaaattaatgctggatgtttatatttgcttGATGCATTTTTTAAGGATTCTTCTGTGTTTAATTCGGTTGCAAAAGGTAacatcaatattgttgattatattataatatggttaagttatatgttaaacctaaagCCCCAAGTAGGAAATACAAGCAAtctacaatatttttataatacatatataaaggGTGGTGATAAGTATAAAAAGTCTATAGCTGGTGTTGCGGAGTATAAAGATTATGAGgatcttataaataaaagacttgatttgataaatatggatatgaatattatatctaaattttatggtGCATTTCATACATTATGTATGATGTATATGGaatttgatgaaaaaaatccAAATTGCAAGAAATGTTCGGAATATGCTAATGagtttgttaaaaaatataaaatacttAAGGAAGATTctaatattactaaaaatagTTCATGCAGTCAAATATTGTTTAGtttatcaaattattatgataattttaaaagttATTGTAATAGTAAAGGTGGTAATTGTGAAAAGTATCCAGCTCTTCCAACGGTAGAAAAAATACAAACTTCTGCACAAGAAATTGTACATATTTCTGAAGatacatcatcaagttcgtcgataacaaacaaattatttatagttttatcgatatttggtgcaatagcattttttttaggaatttcttataaggtaaataataaggaattaaaaaataattttcattacATATATGCAAACGCTAACATAAAAATCGTAcatttcttaacattttatattagtattcgttatttggatttcggaaacgatttaaaaaacaacaaataagagaaaaaataaaaaatataaagaagagaatgaatcattaatatatgattcgaagagagtGACTGTTTCATGAATAgaaataatgatttatatctgttaagaaactgtctattgggaagtaatttttgcatagtttttatatagtttttatgttgtggaacccatattggggttagggctaaatattatatctttatataatttttcataatttgaacactaatttaatatatgtactatacccgtatgtttaattttGAGCTgaagttaaaaatatgtatttccAAAGGAGCAttgccattaatatgaaaagggcCACATCACATTTCATAagttacaatatatataattgagtgttcataccgatttaatatgattaaaataaaatatctatattgtatatattaatatagatattgacTATATATCAAGTCGAATTATGAAATACCATAAtttcctattatataaaccTTGGTAACCCagagctatattgaattatgcatatcataatatgtttttttatttgatgaaaattttatttagtaaagcTTATAACTTGtgtcatatttatttttatttaaatcgtgttatccaactgaaatgtaataataaatattcataaaatatcgatcgagaatcgagaatacaacgttatctataaaaggcattttatgcatctaccatttttaataatacaatacaaatatgcataataataaaaattacattatagatatatgcatattatccTTTTAtctttcgattatatatagcATCATTTTatcttaatattttaaattcaaataatggaaatagttctttatacattaattaatttccaataaaggtataatattaaattaatcactattaattttaaactttatagtttgagatatatatgaattagaaatatattatatttaaaatagttaaaaaataaaatataagtatattaataaattttaatatcatattttgttctaataattataaataatatgatagatataatgcgttattattatatgcttatacatataatataataaaatattataccagtaattaatattaaaatattattttattgtgaaaccttcatataattaaatattaattttatcgaaaagacataataatacattatatatttgttaatgatCCAATTTGGAATTTctagttttatattctaaaaatctATATAAATAGAGAAAGTGTTAAAGACTCAATCAACGTTAAATTTCCTTTTATTAGTCCATGTTAAcgaatattatattatcattgttttaccatataattaataaaatatagaatttttaataaattatttgaatgtacatacattgataactatatcaataaatatataagataataatgaaaaattcagaacatttaaagaatatttatcttaatttaaatattaaaagagcaaagatatcttatctctcttcTCTTAAAGGTCAATATAACAACTTAATTACGCATAgctttctattatactttaaaatgtgcatcaatacttatttatatgttattatttaatatatactatgtattattttaaaatcaaTCTACATTCAAAGATTTATTTaatcttataaatatattaataaatactggttcagtgctaattggtTTTTTAGAGAGTGAAAAAGATgggaaaaatattataaaattacccaataaggaatacttataaattagaatatgtaggaataaaaataaagttatttaacgcattaaaattactttttaatttatctatattaaataaaaataatataaatttatataatttgcatcgAAAATGGAGCATGTAGCtaaattttaaaatgctattattttagaaaaaactataatatatattatatgaaacaagtatataagtatttaatattttttaaaaagttattatttatattcttttaaggattaagtaataatagatttattaattttttatatttgtgtaaTATTTGAGTTTTATGACGTTtgtgttctatattaaagcatatgtatatattttttaaattcattataaaagtatatacatttttataataaagttataccaaatgttagtaagaatagtattttttgtataaaatgtattatgcaaccctctatttaagatAATTTACCTAAATgccataaaataagtataatatgattttagtaataatactatattattattttatatgaagttaaaattaagaataatatgtcTAACGAAAGATAACTGCTACATAAAGAGCTTAAGTAAAtacaacatatataaataacatcatCCCATATAATCTCCAAATTATAACggaatttcattataatgccTACTAATCTGGTATATATC contains:
- a CDS encoding PIR protein, yielding MNDYMCRNFFAIRNSISDKLDNKGNYQIIIENNLNGYCSGNKCVHELEKINAGCLYLLDAFFKDSSVFNSVAKGNINIVDYIIIWLSYMLNLKPQVGNTSNLQYFYNTYIKGGDKYKKSIAGVAEYKDYEDLINKRLDLINMDMNIISKFYGAFHTLCMMYMEFDEKNPNCKKCSEYANEFVKKYKILKEDSNITKNSSCSQILFSLSNYYDNFKSYCNSKGGNCEKYPALPTVEKIQTSAQEIVHISEDTSSSSSITNKLFIVLSIFGAIAFFLGISYKYSLFGFRKRFKKQQIREKIKNIKKRMNH
- a CDS encoding PIR protein; this encodes MGQNQTNDTEYFIKKDNKICSTFDTLRRFFPDKLKSSGEYNFKGTHYKDYFHNKSIYTDIDKINGYCLWLFNNILKKIYTCESKESCITLVVVYMLAWLSYKLNQKTNNGITKLNEFYSKYMENVDEYKKTIDGVTEYKNYIEFINKNNKLMDIDINVMSKFYNLFNNLCKMYNELSLTMNNKGEEYLKYVENFYKNYNDLINENFNDTNSKIFKRVLSVVSNDYDHIKRTLEVEFVRKQIPELPKEKTTQVSTIPKESEMHESLSEIPESSSGTEISTSDTELQNYETDKLNSETALSSSLIINKLIPIPFIFIVILILLGIARKYSLFGFRKRAQKHLREKLKK
- a CDS encoding fam-b protein translates to MRVNILKYVFFSIVICSFEYAKDELYFVNDRGIYLERNAINFRNNRILADADNQLDLNEFYQSTLSLASQFSDCIEDNKEITKLRNIIDSHLNNKECNTILDLKNVDSKTKKIINKFRKELEEAKKMVDNQRNDELPIQRIHDKIIVKKDENSSVSEHEDFKQLKNYENNVITSSNRYMELKLSRKYKKESKKFLLSCFTFVAIGLAAIPGSLYVMILFIPTFFSIFFYLWRVNKYSNKLKI